The following coding sequences lie in one Rutidosis leptorrhynchoides isolate AG116_Rl617_1_P2 chromosome 6, CSIRO_AGI_Rlap_v1, whole genome shotgun sequence genomic window:
- the LOC139853105 gene encoding uncharacterized protein isoform X1, whose amino-acid sequence MQTKQRAITKLKSQLIDAGNKFLNVSSSTPDILNVLLELGNVLLKVHLPSKAMIKALHPIIQPLSANGLVRHPDMNVNISAVCCICEVIRIMGPDAPPYDHQQMKEFFEVVVTSFEKQSCASDSNYGKLNRVLRIFSKTRLPVMMFDLQLEELVGRLFKQFLTFPSPNNSLKMEKIMTMIIEESGDALSLEALINTILEKTVSPICWQLGQKVLKNCDAKLRSHRTNMAQDEAKSSNPCTSDTNNLKNDTTHNIKVEPLEETIKMEQTLIGCQDSIRDGISIKSELAVSFDDPLATSNCVTEVNGKRKRNDQQEAKGTNQCTSDTSNLRNDTTHKIKLEPLEETINTEHTLSDCQDSKRDKVSLIGMHSNDEKNAVSFDDPSVTPNCVTEVNGKRKRNDQQQKATKKVLYSMIRVHGYKIKKSNAPILEAIFKKHGDIASNCVVKTASVRESILEVICEVVKRIQTDDFKTIISDMEEIEMQVSDAEATNMNVAWLRTHLEALRKRSALLVNMKTNTSLVKKAAKLDLEEKRIELVTAQEEFKKAERCVQVLDLVETKMNNDFLESEAEKDSWLKDSVL is encoded by the exons ATGCAGACTAAACAGAGAGCAATAACTAAGCTGAAATCTCAGTTGATTGACGCCGGGAATAAGTTTTTAAATGTTTCTTCTTCAACTCCTGACATTCTCAATGTTCTTTTG GAATTGGGGAATGTTCTACTTAAGGTGCACCTACCATCCAAAGCGATGATTAAAGCACTGCATCCAATCATTCAGCCATTGAGTGCTAATGGACTGGTGAGACATCCTGACATGAATGTCAATATTTCGGCTGTATGTTGTATCTGCGAGGTTATAAGGATTATGGGCCCTGATGCCCCCCCGTATGACCACCAACAAATGAAG GAGTTTTTTGAAGTTGTTGTGACGTCCTTTGAGAAACAATCTTGTGCATCTGATAGTAACTATGGCAAGTTGAATAGAGTTCTCAGAATATTTAGCAAAACCAGATTGCCGGTAATGATGTTCGACTTACAATTGGAGGAACTAGTAGGTCGTCTTTTTAAACAATTTTTAACTTTTCCCAG CCCCAACAACTCGTTAAAAATGGAGAAAATAATGACCATGATTATAGAGGAAAGTGGCGATGCGCTCTCTCTTGAAGCTCTTATTAATACCATTCTCGAAAAG ACTGTttcacctatttgttggcaatTAGGGCAGAAAGTTCTCAAGAACTGTGATGCTAAACTTAGATCACATCGCACAAATATGGCACAAGAT GAGGCTAAAAGTAGTAATCCTTGTACAAGTGATACAAACAACTTAAAGAACGATACAACTCATAACATTAAAGTGGAGCCTTTAGAGGAGACCATTAAAATGGAGCAGACACTAATCGGTTGTCAAGATTCAATAAGAGATGGAATTAGCATTAAATCGGAATTAGCCGTTTCATTCGATGATCCATTAGCGACCTCAAATTGTGTAACAGAAGTGAATGGAAAACGCAAGAGAAATGACCAACAG GAGGCTAAAGGTACTAATCAATGTACAAGTGATACAAGCAATTTGAGAAACGATACAACTCATAAGATTAAACTGGAACCTTTAGAGGAGACCATTAATACCGAGCATACATTAAGCGATTGTCAAGATTCAAAAAGAGATAAAGTTAGCCTTATAGGCATGCACTCGAATGATGAAAAAAATGCTGTTTCATTTGATGATCCATCGGTGACCCCAAATTGTGTAACAGAAGTTAATGGAAAACGCAAGAGAAATGACCAACAG CAGAAAGCGACCAAAAAGGTTTTATACAGCATGATACGTGTCCATGGCTACAAAATCAAGAAAAGTAATGCACCAATTCTCGAAGCTATTTTCAAGAAACACGGCGACATTGCATCGAATTGTGTAGTCAAAACAGCTTCTGTTAGAGAATCGATCCTCGAGGTTATTTGTGAAGTCGTCAAACGAATTCAAACAGATGATTTTAAAACCATAATTTCTGATATGGAAGAAATAGAGATGCAAGTGTCAGATGCAGAAGCAACCAACATGAATGTTGCCTGGCTTCGAACTCACCTGGAAGCTTTGCGCAAACGGTCAGCTTTGCTTGTAAATATGAAGACTAACACAAGTTTGGTTAAAAAAGCTGCAAAATTGGATCTGGAAGAGAAACGTATAGAACTTGTGACTGCACAAGAAGAATTTAAAAAGGCTGAAAGGTGCGTTCAAGTACTTGATCTTGTTGAAACGAAGATGAATAATGATTTCTTGGAATCTGAGGCTGAAAAAGACTCGTGGCTAAAAGATTCGGTTTTATAA
- the LOC139853105 gene encoding uncharacterized protein isoform X2 — protein sequence MQTKQRAITKLKSQLIDAGNKFLNVSSSTPDILNVLLELGNVLLKVHLPSKAMIKALHPIIQPLSANGLVRHPDMNVNISAVCCICEVIRIMGPDAPPYDHQQMKEFFEVVVTSFEKQSCASDSNYGKLNRVLRIFSKTRLPVMMFDLQLEELVGRLFKQFLTFPSPNNSLKMEKIMTMIIEESGDALSLEALINTILEKTVSPICWQLGQKVLKNCDAKLRSHRTNMAQDEAKSSNPCTSDTNNLKNDTTHNIKVEPLEETIKMEQTLIGCQDSIRDGISIKSELAVSFDDPLATSNCVTEVNGKRKRNDQQEAKGTNQCTSDTSNLRNDTTHKIKLEPLEETINTEHTLSDCQDSKRDKVSLIGMHSNDEKNAVSFDDPSVTPNCVTEVNGKRKRNDQQKATKKVLYSMIRVHGYKIKKSNAPILEAIFKKHGDIASNCVVKTASVRESILEVICEVVKRIQTDDFKTIISDMEEIEMQVSDAEATNMNVAWLRTHLEALRKRSALLVNMKTNTSLVKKAAKLDLEEKRIELVTAQEEFKKAERCVQVLDLVETKMNNDFLESEAEKDSWLKDSVL from the exons ATGCAGACTAAACAGAGAGCAATAACTAAGCTGAAATCTCAGTTGATTGACGCCGGGAATAAGTTTTTAAATGTTTCTTCTTCAACTCCTGACATTCTCAATGTTCTTTTG GAATTGGGGAATGTTCTACTTAAGGTGCACCTACCATCCAAAGCGATGATTAAAGCACTGCATCCAATCATTCAGCCATTGAGTGCTAATGGACTGGTGAGACATCCTGACATGAATGTCAATATTTCGGCTGTATGTTGTATCTGCGAGGTTATAAGGATTATGGGCCCTGATGCCCCCCCGTATGACCACCAACAAATGAAG GAGTTTTTTGAAGTTGTTGTGACGTCCTTTGAGAAACAATCTTGTGCATCTGATAGTAACTATGGCAAGTTGAATAGAGTTCTCAGAATATTTAGCAAAACCAGATTGCCGGTAATGATGTTCGACTTACAATTGGAGGAACTAGTAGGTCGTCTTTTTAAACAATTTTTAACTTTTCCCAG CCCCAACAACTCGTTAAAAATGGAGAAAATAATGACCATGATTATAGAGGAAAGTGGCGATGCGCTCTCTCTTGAAGCTCTTATTAATACCATTCTCGAAAAG ACTGTttcacctatttgttggcaatTAGGGCAGAAAGTTCTCAAGAACTGTGATGCTAAACTTAGATCACATCGCACAAATATGGCACAAGAT GAGGCTAAAAGTAGTAATCCTTGTACAAGTGATACAAACAACTTAAAGAACGATACAACTCATAACATTAAAGTGGAGCCTTTAGAGGAGACCATTAAAATGGAGCAGACACTAATCGGTTGTCAAGATTCAATAAGAGATGGAATTAGCATTAAATCGGAATTAGCCGTTTCATTCGATGATCCATTAGCGACCTCAAATTGTGTAACAGAAGTGAATGGAAAACGCAAGAGAAATGACCAACAG GAGGCTAAAGGTACTAATCAATGTACAAGTGATACAAGCAATTTGAGAAACGATACAACTCATAAGATTAAACTGGAACCTTTAGAGGAGACCATTAATACCGAGCATACATTAAGCGATTGTCAAGATTCAAAAAGAGATAAAGTTAGCCTTATAGGCATGCACTCGAATGATGAAAAAAATGCTGTTTCATTTGATGATCCATCGGTGACCCCAAATTGTGTAACAGAAGTTAATGGAAAACGCAAGAGAAATGACCAACAG AAAGCGACCAAAAAGGTTTTATACAGCATGATACGTGTCCATGGCTACAAAATCAAGAAAAGTAATGCACCAATTCTCGAAGCTATTTTCAAGAAACACGGCGACATTGCATCGAATTGTGTAGTCAAAACAGCTTCTGTTAGAGAATCGATCCTCGAGGTTATTTGTGAAGTCGTCAAACGAATTCAAACAGATGATTTTAAAACCATAATTTCTGATATGGAAGAAATAGAGATGCAAGTGTCAGATGCAGAAGCAACCAACATGAATGTTGCCTGGCTTCGAACTCACCTGGAAGCTTTGCGCAAACGGTCAGCTTTGCTTGTAAATATGAAGACTAACACAAGTTTGGTTAAAAAAGCTGCAAAATTGGATCTGGAAGAGAAACGTATAGAACTTGTGACTGCACAAGAAGAATTTAAAAAGGCTGAAAGGTGCGTTCAAGTACTTGATCTTGTTGAAACGAAGATGAATAATGATTTCTTGGAATCTGAGGCTGAAAAAGACTCGTGGCTAAAAGATTCGGTTTTATAA